The nucleotide window AATCTTTGCTTTACTTAAACTCTGTAACTCTAAAGTCTTTGCTTTACTTAAACTctgcgatgattcctcattgcTTGAACCCTGAAGTActgtttaaaaacattgcgttacattttcttaattatttatttcaaaaaagtgctCTGTATTGCATATACATATGATTATTATGAAACACACTTTGTGCAGGAATTTCAATGAACTTGACTAAAATTTCTGAAATGACTACATTCGACGGAGAATTGTTTCTATCTGGTAACGTTTTGCtggtttttgacaaaaagagTCAAATACTTACTCTTGTATGGAATGGAGTCAGTGATGCTGGTACCAGTAACACAATTACACAACTCGCCTTCAgtaaaagacaaaaaagtttttcgttTGTTACTGAAAATGGCTATTTATGGCATGCCATGTATCGAGGCATCGAGGGTGGAGTattcttaaataaaaacaaaaaagtcatTTCTGAATATACAAATACCCAAATCAACAATGTGCTATGCTTGATGTATGATTCTCATAATTCACTGTATGCATTAGCAGTTACAAATGGCAGTGTCAAAAGATTTTTCATTGAAACAGCTGTTCCACAAAAAGGTTCGTCCCACCAAGTGCGATTACTCTTGTGAAATAAACTCATGCATGATGTTTTATTCATATATAAGGTCAAAGAATTTCTGACAATTTTTATGGCATGTTCTTTATTAATAAGCTTTCTGTTATATTGAAGAGAGGAAAATCCTGCGCAGAAGATTTTCTTGTCCAAGATTGTTAACTAAATCTTGGCAAAGAGAATTTGTTATAAACCCACCTAGGGTCTGGCCTGCACGACCAATGGcttttgcaacaaaaagtgACAGCAACATCATTGATGACACATTTTACCACAATGAAATGACTTTTTATAATACTTCTGATTTACATGCTTACGCAATAGCTACTTTCATGATCTTTCAAAAGCAGGTAATTTCTTTCTGGTGTTGGGACCACGGGATTTCACCAAACTGCTAATTAAGCTTAAGACGTGTTATTTGATACAGCAGATACCGCTTAATACATCCACGGTTAATACTACCAACCGCTTATTACATCCAAACTGCTTGGAATGGAATTTTCCTTTGCCTTTCCCATTTCAAAAACCTCAGTTAATACATCCAGCCACCGCATAATACATCCACTTTCGTTTCCCCATGCAGGCCAATTGTTCTTTACTGTGTACAAATAATGGGTCATTTTAAACGGCAGTGCATTAAATGGCATATTATGATGAAACAATAGTCAATCCTGGACTGTATCTATTCAAACGGAGTGTGTGGGAACAGCAGTCATTGTAGTCATTAGTGTTATGAAAGCAGAAGTAGATGATCATTTGAGAAAGACATTCCCTCCTAGACAACCTTCATtgcacaagtttttaaataaatacattaaattttgaataaatacagtaaatttaatgATTGCATTTTTACCCCCAGTGGGTTGTTAAGCGGCACTGTTTATATAATTCAGTTGTTACAAGCACCGCTAATTACTTCCAAAATCAGCTGGCCCGAGGTGGAAGTATTAACTGGTGTCTACTGTAGTTGGATTACTTTTTTCTACAACGGCTTATAATACCTACCATAAACTTAAGTATGGTAACTGCTGTAACAACTGAACTGACTATATGATAAAAGAGTTTTTTATGGCATTACTTATTTTCTTTATCAATTTTTATGATCAATTTACGTCTGATGTaagttttttgcattttctgtCAATATCCATTACTTAAAAAGGTTGATGCACCACTACATACCATACGTATCATGTGGTTTTTTTCTTATTCTGTAAATCTCAGGATGGAATGGTAATGTTGGGAAATTTCTTTTCCAGGATTTCAAATTTGTTCCCAAAGTTCCAACACCTTAATATCTATGTGTTGTAAGTTAGCTGACTTAGTTTGTAACTATCTTCTACAAACTGGTTAATTTCAAACTGTAGAGAATCGGGGAAAAGTTATGGTGGAGAAGTGTACAAAGAGATATCAGTTCACAGTGGTACTTCCACAACACAGGCGTTGAAGACTATATTGAGTAtctatttgtaaacaatttattCTCAGAAAATCAAGTATACTCATATTTATCGCAATATGACTATCAAATTAATCAGAAACGAGTTTCCTCTGATTGCGTTATCCCACCAACTATATACTTAGACAAAGATAAGACAGTCAGGTGAGCTATTGTTGTCGAGTAAACAATATATATTcttaatattataaaattgtattgtatattgCACTCGCTGTATATTGCAGTTTTACTGACTGAATCTTAGGTTAAATATAACGCTCACACCTGGATCAAATGTTCCACTGCTAACCTCATCTCAGCTGCAACTGTTTGCAAGTCTTTCTAATAATGATCTTCTTGACATCAGAATAACAAGGTTTTATCATCCAATTGATGCTATTTTTCAGGTAACTTATTGACAGTGCATAGGTATTTAGTGCATTCCTTTAATCTTTTAGTGATGTTTTGCCAATGTTACTCATTTACTCAAGTCTAAAAAGGTGGAATAGTTAATCTTAATTTGTAGTGAATGTTTTGATATATTAAATCATTTTCTACTATTTTGTATGATACATTATATTTTAGGTATAGTAAAATTTCATCATAAGATGTCACAATGACTGAGAAGTTAGTgtttatatttacatttttgtgtGCAACTTTGTGTTCAATTGTATTAAGGTAGATATAACTGGGCAGCAATTAGAACAGAATCCACCCGGAAAATATCTTCAGTCTGTCACTGCTTCTCTCTGGCCATGGTTGCCTGGTGGTTCTTACAATATTACTCCAAGCGAAGGTCTTAGccagataaaaaatttgataGCTAAACTTTGATGATGATTCAGTCACTCAATTAGCTTTGTTGTTGCCTAATCGTCGAAGATAGTTAGATGATGTTATAGTAAATTAATATTATATCAGCCTATGAAACTTAAACTAGCAAACAAAACTGTTGGAACGTTGATAAAAAATACTAGAATGCAAGCTTATTTAActggttttgttttacttaaaattttggaaaactcAAATCACGTTTACTGGTCTTGGAAAAATACGTATTGATATACATTTAACTATAAGTCAAAGcttttaacttgaaatttttgtctCAAGATGTGAGCAACAGTcattatttatattaattaaCCTAAAACATCTTAAATAAAGTGTTGACTAGCGATCATATCAATGGTAATTGCTGGCATCCTGGaacttttttttcattattttgatataataaattttataatttaatcaagGCTGGcactatttcactggaaaaaattgtgcgttcGAAGTCATTTTGCACAGATTCTTGTCaccctaacttaaatgttataatataGTAGCCTAAATTTACCTTCTAAATCTaaatccaataaaaccttaaatagctaagaTCAACTTTTTCCATatccattctcctaacctagtGGCCTATCTTTAACATCATACTGTGTGACCTACATATGGTGGAACAGTCACTTTGTTTAACCAATATTTTAATCTGTCCTTGTTAGCTTAGTTGATAAATGTTACAATGGTAGAAATGTTCGATAATACTTAACACTAGAACAACcaagtgcgtcaattgacgcatttcaAGTATTTAATTTCTTGTATCTCCACCTGGCATCAGCTTTCGACGACACTTCTAATTTAGGAAACTCTAAGTGGTTGTATGAATCCATTTAACTTAGCTTTTGCTAGTGttttttggaaagtttttaataaaatatgttattcATTGTTGGTTGCATGCTAACcttttgaattgtttattaacTATATTTTTTGTCCGCTGCTATTTTGCTAAATATCAGTTTGATTGTTATGATTAAAATACTATTTGATATTTAGCTTTGACTTCttaacacattttttgtttttcagacatagatttatttattaaagttGGATGTCCTCCTGCACTATCATTAGAGTTTGACAGACAACAGTCAATTAAAATCCTTGCATCTAGGGGCAGGATTGATACTTTTGAATGTCTTTATGATCTGGGGGATGGAATACCATGCTTTACTACATCAGGTTACTCAAAACGTTTTCTTGGTGTTTGGAATCTTAATAATGTGTAGCACTTAATCAAGTGATTTAGTTATTGGATTTTGCGGAAAGCACTGCCAATCAGGAGTGTCAAACTTGTAGACTCCAGAAGACTTTAAATTTGGTCCGCGGAGCATGACGACTATGCTTATAGTAACAAAATGCTCTTATGACTTAACAACAGCTATCTTGTTACAAAGCATCTTATTAGTGAGAACTATCGTTTAATTACTACTGGAATACCTTATCGTATGAACTTTTGGATTTTCTTTAAACTCTCATATCAATCTGTTTATGTGTTTCCAATTTACTCAGATAGTCTGTTTGTCACAATTGTTAAGACTTTTTAACGACTTGgtctttaaacaacaaattttaactaAATGAATAGAAACCGATACAAGACAGTTTATAATGCATTTTGGTACACCCTTGCAGGGCCGCTAGCTAAAGGAAAACACCCTCTTTCTTAGGTATTTTTTTCGAGACAAGCAGAATACACATGTATGCTTGCAGCAGCAGCAACACTTTGTTGACTTTTTATActtaaagtttttatcaattaaaacttttgtaacACTGCAAAACAATTCTCCTTCGAACTGTGTATTTGATTTTGTCTTAACTAAAGTGCAATGTAAAgaaatcaaactttttataaatcCAACtccgattaattaattatcaaaccAAAAATAGCTGACAAGCATTCAATCTTTACACCACGTTCAATTGTCACAATAATCAATGTGACATAATAAATGATAGATTAGCAGCAAACACCACGATTATTACATGTAATTATGTTAACTTCATGTTAAATGAGCTTTCTCGGATACTCAACGACTGCAGCTTTTTTGTGAAAGCTTTTGGATATTGCTGTTTGCTAATTACTACACCAATTTCGGTACAGTGTGGTAGCAAAGGATGCCACAAGCAAAAAGTCAATATTAGACAACATTACTTAACTTGGGCATGCACATGAAAATAATGATATCCTCTTTGAAATTCCCACTAGGCTAAGTTCATATTTGATTTGTTAATGTGGCCTGCATCTTGCTCAAAATTTCCAATGTGGCACTAGTTGCAATTGGATAGCCCTGCTACAAGTTATTATTTAATGCTGTTATAGTGTTACAATATGCCACTGATATAATAATAACACGTGCTTTTATGGAAAatcttaattaaaacaatcatTGTAGCTTTGAGtgaaacagaaaatatttcagaatTCGTCACCTCCTTTTATGTCCAAGACCATGTATCAGGAGAACAGACCGCATTTATGGGTAATTACACACTAAAAGTGGTTGCTGGTGGTGCTGGGTATTGGGAAAATATTGTATACTACACTGACGAAGAAATCAGATTGTACAATTATATGCCTGGTGACAGGTAGCTGAACAAATAtgctaaaaattttgtttatagtaataatttttttgctgttgtGAAAAATGTTACTGATGTTAAGTCAATCACTTGGATTTGATaacaaatactttttaaatttactcACTGAATTTCCTTGAACTGTTATTTGTGCAGCGAAGCCCTGCAAAGTCTTGTTTGGACAGTTCTTGATACTTCAGACGTTGATAGAATGAAGGataacaaaacagacaaacttattttcgatAGCAATAACCCAGCTAGCATAGTGTTTGAGTGTAGGATTGATTCCCCATGTGGCAGCATACCATTTGGTACTCCCAACCCTGCaggtaagaaaaaaattgtgatGAGATAATTAAGTAATATTAGTGGCATTAGATGAATGGGACAAATTATTCATCTGTGACCAAAGTCTTAAGATTTGAATATTACAGAGTGGAATCACAATAGtattggttttaaaattgtcaGATTTGAGTTATTCTATCACTGGTAATAATACAGAATTCATCAGgctataatttttaaatgaaagctATTTTTTGCGACTTAAAAATAGTTAATTTTATGTGTTATGAAACGCAGAGTTTTTTGTTGTCATTGAAGCATCAAATAGGGGAGTAGATTCTTCAACCAACTGTGACTTTACAATGAGATTTGCCATTCACTTGATTGGCATTGAACTTAATCCTAAATCCCATCTGGCAATTATGCTGGTAAGCTTCTTCTTCTTCAGTATGCAGAACTCAGGagtgttttttatattttaatgagTGTATTACTGTTgggaatgttttgtttttttctttgttatgtGGAAAACTGTAACTTactgttttattaaaaatatactatgaaattaaaatatgcttatgaaattttaaaaataagcaTTTTCCGAAAGAAAGCATTCTGTTtattaaatgatttttaaacCAGGGttttccaaacttttttcactgaGGGAGATGTGCTAAAAAGTTAACCAGTGTTCGGGCCACTCGCTATGTGTGAAGATAGCTGCTTGCCTACAATGCACTAAATATCGTAAAGACCATGAGCAAAAGCATTGGCGgcaaaattcattttctaatgaaaatgttaaatattagGCAGAGAAAAATATCGtacaaatcaataaaaagtCACACAACTGTAGCGACTCGCTTGTCCCTAAAACTCCAACAGGGTATCACAAACGCAAAGTTTACGTTGCCAAGTgctatataaaataaaaaaccatAGAAGAATTTATGTAATGAAATGCAAAATGGGCGGATAAAGgattgcaatattttaatattcttCGTGAGAGCAATGAAGCGATGTGAAGATGTGACAGGAATGCTTGTCAGTCATTCTGGTTCTCatgatattttgattttgaattATATAACAATGAAGATTTTTGCTGTATGTACGTGCATTCGAAAAATTCCTTTTCTTCTTCCATGTTTGATGTAACACATAACAGCACTTAACAGTTAACTGCAGTGCACAGGCATTACAGAGTTACGTTAGAGGTGGGACCATAAGAAATTACAGCATTGTAAAGTTCTTGTggtatataatttttaaatttttaggcAATATCTGCTCATAAACGTACCGTAACTTAGGTCACCTTACAAGTAACGAATGCAAGTTAATAATTACCACTAAATGCTTCGAAAAATAATTCGAAgttgaacagttttatataaatcgtattgaaataaagtttgttagaCTTAAACTTCAAACGTTTGTTTcatatgtttttatatttggtACGAAGTTACGTGTGAGCTCGACGATGGCCGCGGGCCAATAATAAATAGGTGCCTGGCCGTAGTTTGGATTCCCCTGGTCTAAGCTACAGTAATTGCAGTGTAGTTATGAGTCTTTTCAATGTGGTGGCAGCCAACAGCAAACTTGTACATTTTAACCCCAGCTGGAGTAAAAAGTTTGGTGGTGTAATTTTTCTCTTCATTATATTTATGTAGGTTACTCTGGCTATTATTGTCACGTTCATATTGACATACTATCAACTTACTGATGGCAGTGGAAAGAagttacttataaaaatgaaatggaAAAAAAGTTCCGATCTTGACATTGACCACAATTATCCTCCGGTATGTTGTTATGCCATAGGACCTAATGCCACTAGTTTTAGCTTTGCTGTGTATCTTATTTTGTAGGCTATTTACTTGCTATGCCCTTAAAGTCTATCATATCAAATCTGTTCTACAGCTGAAGCAACTAGTTAAACAAGCCACAAAAAGTTCACTTGTAACAGGATTGCAAATTCCTACCAGTGGAGGTGCAAACAGAAGAGgttgctttaaattttttatttcataattaGGTTAGCACTTTATGAAATGGAAGTCCAATCCATATCAAGCATAGACACAATTGTCCAAAGAGATTACAATTAGAGagtattatttgtttttattaaaaaacagTTGCTATTGTTTAGTATTGCCTTAAGATTGTAAGTGCAAGTTAGATTTGTTGAGTTATAAAATACAAGCAACTGATATATCGGTTTTAATGGCACAAGATAATGCCATTGGTTGTTTATGTTTAGACAGccattgtaatttttatgttttgtgatAGTGATAGAAAATGCAgatgtttaaattttagaaaCATACACGTCTGCTGGCTGCTGCTGGTAACAAACAATTAATGGAACATCTTGTCAATTTGCGTAAcagcagaggtgggcagtaccgtggtacttttagaaaaaattacagaattacttttttcaaaaaatataagttggttgcagtaattttgaaatgattacttcaaggttttgaataaacatatcttttaaaacttgccaagagtgagttcacatatttttttgacctgaagtaaccttcAGCAGGGTCCAAATATcggcaaaaa belongs to Clavelina lepadiformis chromosome 6, kaClaLepa1.1, whole genome shotgun sequence and includes:
- the LOC143461643 gene encoding uncharacterized protein LOC143461643 isoform X1 is translated as MILLEKMSHIIPLLLLVWNIPKGNCNINSWKITLLEHTGDLMYHSVNMLNFGKAINLTNVFKLSSTLPFSILKNEDTYNQTNFFASSYVIQVDVFDENGRDSQSVVRSVILNGLNPTLQVEFISYDDEIDGENAKFKIAGLIKRREINSTLVPDEFVDLSWYYPLPINNLSCYLQLSLDGISTHSFQIQDMRKVLYISDYNYLHDGNLNSRLTYNGLSVEIHGTNSLINIQDIVIISSDEFETTSVKKLPGLPVSGLSCEEAYETVVRLRDYLLYFSKSGIFLISRNSTGNIQKLERSESMCTLHVSASRERCAQNKILFSTNSSKLYTVEFIISQDQLSGDVSLSEVRNEQRVTACLFLTLLESDCQIVAHTFAIQGCDTKWYILIKSSSHQKYYIMEYSAFSQNNWRLLKEFGSHLPSSASNNFTEQMLFDPPQTPVTGISMNLTKISEMTTFDGELFLSGNVLLVFDKKSQILTLVWNGVSDAGTSNTITQLAFSKRQKSFSFVTENGYLWHAMYRGIEGGVFLNKNKKVISEYTNTQINNVLCLMYDSHNSLYALAVTNGSVKRFFIETAVPQKERKILRRRFSCPRLLTKSWQREFVINPPRVWPARPMAFATKSDSNIIDDTFYHNEMTFYNTSDLHAYAIATFMIFQKQRIGEKLWWRSVQRDISSQWYFHNTGVEDYIEYLFVNNLFSENQVYSYLSQYDYQINQKRVSSDCVIPPTIYLDKDKTVRLNITLTPGSNVPLLTSSQLQLFASLSNNDLLDIRITRFYHPIDAIFQVDITGQQLEQNPPGKYLQSVTASLWPWLPGGSYNITPSEDIDLFIKVGCPPALSLEFDRQQSIKILASRGRIDTFECLYDLGDGIPCFTTSEFVTSFYVQDHVSGEQTAFMGNYTLKVVAGGAGYWENIVYYTDEEIRLYNYMPGDSEALQSLVWTVLDTSDVDRMKDNKTDKLIFDSNNPASIVFECRIDSPCGSIPFGTPNPAEFFVVIEASNRGVDSSTNCDFTMRFAIHLIGIELNPKSHLAIMLVTLAIIVTFILTYYQLTDGSGKKLLIKMKWKKSSDLDIDHNYPPLKQLVKQATKSSLVTGLQIPTSGGANRRASLLTQSIYSNEPSRRRKSLAVMADLQRSSVLRNASSIAANQETEPRQDSKNP
- the LOC143461643 gene encoding uncharacterized protein LOC143461643 isoform X2, giving the protein MILLEKMSHIIPLLLLVWNIPKGNCNINSWKITLLEHTGDLMYHSVNMLNFGKAINLTNVFKLSSTLPFSILKNEDTYNQTNFFASSYVIQVDVFDENGRDSQSVVRSVILNGLNPTLQVEFISYDDEIDGENAKFKIAGLIKRREINSTLVPDEFVDLSWYYPLPINNLSCYLQLSLDGISTHSFQIQDMRKVLYISDYNYLHDGNLNSRLTYNGLSVEIHGTNSLINIQDIVIISSDEFETTSVKKLPGLPVSGLSCEEAYETVVRLRDYLLYFSKSGIFLISRNSTGNIQKLERSESMCTLHVSASRERCAQNKILFSTNSSKLYTVEFIISQDQLSGDVSLSEVRNEQRVTACLFLTLLESDCQIVAHTFAIQGCDTKWYILIKSSSHQKYYIMEYSAFSQNNWRLLKEFGSHLPSSASNNFTEQMLFDPPQTPVTGISMNLTKISEMTTFDGELFLSGNVLLVFDKKSQILTLVWNGVSDAGTSNTITQLAFSKRQKSFSFVTENGYLWHAMYRGIEGGVFLNKNKKVISEYTNTQINNVLCLMYDSHNSLYALAVTNGSVKRFFIETAVPQKERKILRRRFSCPRLLTKSWQREFVINPPRVWPARPMAFATKSDSNIIDDTFYHNEMTFYNTSDLHAYAIATFMIFQKQRIGEKLWWRSVQRDISSQWYFHNTGVEDYIEYLFVNNLFSENQVYSYLSQYDYQINQKRVSSDCVIPPTIYLDKDKTVRLNITLTPGSNVPLLTSSQLQLFASLSNNDLLDIRITRFYHPIDAIFQVDITGQQLEQNPPGKYLQSVTASLWPWLPGGSYNITPSEDIDLFIKVGCPPALSLEFDRQQSIKILASRGRIDTFECLYDLGDGIPCFTTSEFVTSFYVQDHVSGEQTAFMGNYTLKVVAGGAGYWENIVYYTDEEIRLYNYMPGDSEALQSLVWTVLDTSDVDRMKDNKTDKLIFDSNNPASIVFECRIDSPCGSIPFGTPNPAASNRGVDSSTNCDFTMRFAIHLIGIELNPKSHLAIMLVTLAIIVTFILTYYQLTDGSGKKLLIKMKWKKSSDLDIDHNYPPLKQLVKQATKSSLVTGLQIPTSGGANRRASLLTQSIYSNEPSRRRKSLAVMADLQRSSVLRNASSIAANQETEPRQDSKNP
- the LOC143461643 gene encoding uncharacterized protein LOC143461643 isoform X3 gives rise to the protein MILLEKMSHIIPLLLLVWNIPKGNCNINSWKITLLEHTGDLMYHSVNMLNFGKAINLTNVFKLSSTLPFSILKNEDTYNQTNFFASSYVIQVDVFDENGRDSQSVVRSVILNGLNPTLQVEFISYDDEIDGENAKFKIAGLIKRREINSTLVPDEFVDLSWYYPLPINNLSCYLQLSLDGISTHSFQIQDMRKVLYISDYNYLHDGNLNSRLTYNGLSVEIHGTNSLINIQDIVIISSDEFETTSVKKLPGLPVSGLSCEEAYETVVRLRDYLLYFSKSGIFLISRNSTGNIQKLERSESMCTLHVSASRERCAQNKILFSTNSSKLYTVEFIISQDQLSGDVSLSEVRNEQRVTACLFLTLLESDCQIVAHTFAIQGCDTKWYILIKSSSHQKYYIMEYSAFSQNNWRLLKEFGSHLPSSASNNFTEQMLFDPPQTPVTERKILRRRFSCPRLLTKSWQREFVINPPRVWPARPMAFATKSDSNIIDDTFYHNEMTFYNTSDLHAYAIATFMIFQKQRIGEKLWWRSVQRDISSQWYFHNTGVEDYIEYLFVNNLFSENQVYSYLSQYDYQINQKRVSSDCVIPPTIYLDKDKTVRLNITLTPGSNVPLLTSSQLQLFASLSNNDLLDIRITRFYHPIDAIFQVDITGQQLEQNPPGKYLQSVTASLWPWLPGGSYNITPSEDIDLFIKVGCPPALSLEFDRQQSIKILASRGRIDTFECLYDLGDGIPCFTTSEFVTSFYVQDHVSGEQTAFMGNYTLKVVAGGAGYWENIVYYTDEEIRLYNYMPGDSEALQSLVWTVLDTSDVDRMKDNKTDKLIFDSNNPASIVFECRIDSPCGSIPFGTPNPAEFFVVIEASNRGVDSSTNCDFTMRFAIHLIGIELNPKSHLAIMLVTLAIIVTFILTYYQLTDGSGKKLLIKMKWKKSSDLDIDHNYPPLKQLVKQATKSSLVTGLQIPTSGGANRRASLLTQSIYSNEPSRRRKSLAVMADLQRSSVLRNASSIAANQETEPRQDSKNP